The sequence GGCATAACCGGGGGCCGCGTGACGGGCGGCGTAGAGCTGCACGAGCTCCCCCGCGATCTCCCGAACGGCCTTACGCGCCTTGCGTTTGGTGTTCTGCCATTCGGATCCGCCGAGCTTCGACAGCGAGGGTTGTTCGCCGCCGACGTACCGCGACAGCTGGTCGAGCGCGTCCATCGGCACGAAGAGCCGGTCGCCGGGCTGACCTCGCTTGCTCGCCGCGTATTCGAGGACCAGATACTCCCGGCGCGCCCCGGAGACGGTCCGCTCGATCATCTCGACGAACTTGCCGATCCCGTGCTGGTCGTGGACCACCATGTCCCCGGCGGTGAGAGCCAGCGGGTCGACCTGATTGCGACGCTTGGCGGGCAACCGCCGGCCGTCGCGCACGCCGGCCACCCGGTTACCGGTCAGGTCCGTCTCGGTGACGATCACCAACCGCGCATCGGGACACACCACACCACTGCGCAACGTGCCGTGGAACACCGACACCTGGCCGGGCTGGGGCCGCACACCGGGTTCGACGATCTCGGCGGGCACCTCCGCCTCGGCCAGACGTTCACCGACGCGCTGTGCTGTTCCCTTGCCCGCCACGACGACCGCTGCGGTACCACCGGTGGTGACATGCGCGCGGAGATTCGCGAACGTGGCGGCGATGTCCGACTCGTTCCCGCGCGGGGCCGGCGCGGCGGTCAGGTCGAGTTCGACCTCGTCACCGCTCCCGGTGGACAGCGGGCTCATCGTCCACCAGGGACGGCCCGCGGCCAGCGTCGTCTTCTCCACCTCGTCGAGGGAGCGGTACGAACTCGCCTGCAGATCGATGCCGGAACCGTCGGCGGACCGGCCGTCGACAGGAGCGTCGGCCCCGAGTGCGGCCGCCGTCCACGACGCCTCGAGGAACTCTGCCCCGGTCTGCGCGAGATCGGCAGCGCGGGTGCGGACCTTCTCGGGGTCCAGCAGCAGCACACCGGTGCCGTCCGGGAAGACCTCGGTCAGCATCTGCATACGACCCTCGACGAGCATCGGGATCAGGGCTTCCATACCCTCGACGGGCATGCCCTCGGCGAGTTTCGACAACATCTCGGCGAGCACCTGTTCGCCCGCATGCTCGGCCGCGAGGTCCGCAGCGCGTGCGCGTACCTCGGGCGTCAGGATCAGCTCGCGGCCCGGATGGATGCGCACGACGGACGCATCTATCTCCGGCTGACTACGCTGGTCGGCCACCGAGAAGGCCCGGATCTCCGAGATCTCGTCGCCCCAGAACTCGACGCGCACCGGAAAGTCGGCCGTGGTCGGGAAGACGTCCAGAATGCCGCCGCGCACGGCGAACTCGCCACGCCGGCCCACCATGTCGACACGTTCGTAGGCCATCTCGACCAGGTCGTTCAGCAGAACCTCGAAGTCGATCTCGACGCCTTCGCGCAGCGTGATGGTGCGGGTGTCACCCAGTCCCGGCGCCATCGGCTGCACCAGAGAGCGCACCGTGGTGACCACCACTCGCAGGGCGGTGCCCTCGGCGGGGTTGGCGAGCCGATGTAGCACCGCGAGTCGCTGACCGACGGTGTCGGCGCTCGGCGACAACCTCTCGTGCGGCAGCGTCTCCCACGACGGGAACTGCGCCACCGCGGCCGGATCGTCGAGGAGTTCGGTCAGCTCCGCGGTCAGATCATCTGCCTCGCGACCGTTGGCGGAGACCACCAGCAGCGGCGCGGCGGAGGACTCGGTCTTCGCGGCACCGGCCAGGCAGGCGACCACGAACGGCCGGGCCGAGTCCGGCGCACTGATGTCGAGCCGTTCCTGACCGCGCCTCCCCACCAGATCCGCGATCGCCTTGTCCGAACATGTGACCGCGGCGAGCCCGTGGAGGGCGGGGGTTGATGACACTCCAGCGATTCTAGTTCGTGGGTGTGACGACGGATCAGCGCAGCGGTCGCTGGAGATACACGCAGTCGATCCACTGGTCGAACTTGTAGCCCACCGCCGGCGTTCGGCCGACCTCGGTGAAGCCGTGTTTGGTGTGCAGCGCGATCGACGCCTCTCCGCCTGCGGCGGCGATCACCGCGATCACCTGCCGCACGTTGTCCGGGTCGGCCGCCTCGAGCAGCGCACCGAGCAACGCCGAGCCGATCCCCCGTCCCCCGGCGTCCGGGTCCAGGTAGATCGTGTCCTCGGCCGTCCAGGCGTACGCACGCTTGTCGCGAAAGGAGCCGAGGTAGGCGAAGCCGAGGACCGACCCGGCGGCGTCGGCGGCCACCAGGAACGGCCGGCGGGCAGAAGTGATCGCCGCGAGTTTGGCCTCCCAGGCCTCGCGATCGGGCGCCTCGTAGTCGAACGTCGCGACCGTGTGCTCCACGTAATGTCGGTAGATGTCGGCGACCGCGGCGCAGTCGGCCTGCCTGGCGGGACGGATCGAGACCATGGGAACGATGATGCCGGATGGTCGGAGCCACTCACGTCCGAGGCACCTCGGGGGAATAAACGGACTGCGGTCCAGTTGAGTAGGATATGGCCATGTCAGAGGCAATGACACGTCAACCCGCGCTCTTCCTGAGCCACGGCGCGCCCCCGCTGGTCGACAGCGAGCGCTGGGTGTCCGAACTGTCGGCACTCGCGGGTCGCCTCGACCGGCCGTCCGCGATCCTCGTGGTGTCGGCGCATTGGGAGGCGGCACCGCTGACCATCGGATCGACCGACCCCACCACCCCGCTCACCTACGACTTCTGGGGCTTCCCCGATCGCTTCTACCGCACCACCTACTGGTCACCCGGTGCCCACGATCTCGCCGACCGGATCGCGGGATCGGTGCCCGACGGCGAACCGATCGCCCACGACCGCCATCGCCGCCTCGACCACGGTGCGTACGTGCCGCTGACGGTGATGTATCCCGACGCCGACATCCCGGTCCTCCAGATCTCCCTGCCCACGCTCGACCCCGAACGACTGCTCGACCTCGGTCGCCGTCTGGCCCCCTTGCGAGACGAGGGCGTGTTGATCATCGGGTCCGGTTTCACCACTCACGGACTCCCCTACCTCACCGACCGGACGCCCGAGGCGACCCCGCCGGGCTGGTCGGCGGAATTCGATGCCTGGGCTCAGGAGCGGTTCGCCGCAGGAGATGTCGAGTCCCTCATCGACTTCCGCAATCGCGCCCCGGGGATGCCCTACGCGCACCCGACCATCGAGCATTTCTCACCACTGTTCGTCGCGCTCGGCGCGAGCAGCGGCGTCGAGCAGAAGCCCGATCAGGTGATCGACGGCTTCTGGATGGGGCTCGCAAAGCGGAGCCTACTGCTGCACTGACCTGGAACTCGTTGCTGCGCAAGGCCTTCGGACACCCACGACCGTCCACCGCCCGCGAGCTGCGAGGCGGGTGCTCAGTCCTCGACGGTGGTGCGTTCTCGGTTCTCCACGTAATCGGGCCCGACGAGCTTCGGATCGGGTTCGAGCCTGGTGAGTCCGTTCCAGCACAGATTCACCAGATGCGCCGCCACGACTTCCTTGGGTGGCTCCCGGACGTCCAACCACCACTGCGCGGTCACCGACACCATTCCGACCAGCGCCTGCGCATACAGAGGCGCCAACGCGGGATCAAAGCCACGACGTTCGAAATCGCTTGCCAGGATGTGCTCGACCTGACTGATCGCATCATTGAGAAGGCTTGAGTACGTGGTTGTTTCGTCACCACCAGTGCGATCCCCGCGGACCAGGATGCGAAACCCGTCGGTTCGCTCCTCCATATAGGTGAGCAACGCCAGAGCCACCTGCTGAACGCGGTAGAGCGAACGATTCTTGGTCAGCGACGAGGTGACCATCTCCAGCAAGGTCTCCATCTCGCGATCGACCACGACCGCGTAGAGACCTTCCTTGCCGCCGAAGTGCTCATAGACGATCGGCTTGGACACGCCTGCGCGCTGTGCGACCTCCTCGATCGAGGTCCCCTCGAAACCGCGTTCCGCGAACAGCCCTCTGGCGACCTCGATCAGCTGTAGTCGGCGCTGCGGACCGGTCATTCTCGCCCGCGGTGCGCGTTGCACCTCGTCGGACTTGTCGGTGGGGCGGCTCACTGCCATACCCACAACACTAACGACGCCCGCTCGACACTGGTAATCCTTAGACATGTTGAGCATCGAAGAGATCTCCGCACGACTCGAGATCCAGCAGATCCTGACCGACTACTCGACCGCGGTCGACTCGGGCCGGTTCGACGACCTCGACAGCGTCTTCACCCCGGACGCCGTCGTCGACTACAGCGTCATGGGTGGCATCGTCGGTGGACCTGCCGAGGTCAAAGCGTGGCTCGCCGAAGTCCTTCCGAGCTTCTCGGCCTACTGCCATCTCCTGGGTAACCACGACATGCGGGTGGCGGGCGACACCGCGACCACCCGCACCCTGTGCCTCAACCCGATGCAGACACCGGATTCGTCGACCTTCCTGATCGGGATCTGGTACGCCGACACGTGGCTGCTGACCGACGACGGTTGGCGGATCAGGACACGAACACTCGAGAAGTGCTTCGACAAACAGCTCTGACCGGCACCGATCGCGAGGCGACACCGATTAGCACCCAATCGTTACCTATTCGACATGAGGGCAGGTCAGTGGCCTGCGACCGCCGCGTCTCGGCAGTCACGAGCGCGGCCACATCCAACAAAACCCTGCCCGATCACACGGCGGCGCATTACTGTGAGATCGGCTCAGACCTCAGATGGTGTCCGTCAGTTCGGGTTCTGAGGCCGACGGGCAGACGACGAGGGGATTCGGCGTGCAACTGTGGGATTACGTCCAAGGGCATGCGGCGACGCTGACCTTTCTCACGTATCAACACGCCTCGCTGGCATTTCAGACGGTGTTGGTCGGCGCCGTGATCGCGGTTCTTGTCGCCGTCCTGGTCTATCGACTGCCGTTCTTCTCGGCCTTCACCCTGACGACCAGCCGGGTTGCGCTGACGATCCCCTCGCTGGCACTCCTGGCGCTGTTGATCGTGCCGTTCGGACTCGGTGTGGTGCCGAGCTTCATCATGCTGGCCTTCTTCGCGACGATGCCCGTCATCGGCAACGCGATCGTCGGCTTGCGGTCGGTCCCACCGTCGGTGATCGAGGCGGCGCAGGGTATCGGCCTGTCCCGCTGGCGAATTCTGGTCTCCGTCGAGTTGCCGATCGCCTGGCCGGTGATCCTCACCGGTATTCGCGTCGCCACCCAGATGATCATCGGTGTCGCCGCCATCGTCGCCTACGTACTCGGTCCCGGGCTGGGTTCGCTCATCTTCAGCGGTCTCTCCCGGCTCGGGGGTGCCAATGCCCTCGAGATGGCCCTCACCGGAACAATTCTCATCGTCATCATCGCGTTGGTGTTTGACGGCCTCCTCGTCCTGCTCGGCCGCCTCACGATCTCCAAAGGACTCTCATGACCGAACCGGCAATCGACTCGGCCTCCCCCGACCGCACCGTCACCGGCACGTCGATCCGACTCGACGGCGTGATGAAGCGCTATCGAGGACAACACAAGCCAGCAGTCGAGAGCCTCGATCTGGAGATCGACGCCGGGGACATCGTCGCCTTCGTCGGTCCGTCCGGATGTGGGAAGACCACGATGCTGAA is a genomic window of Gordonia sp. SID5947 containing:
- a CDS encoding nuclear transport factor 2 family protein — protein: MLSIEEISARLEIQQILTDYSTAVDSGRFDDLDSVFTPDAVVDYSVMGGIVGGPAEVKAWLAEVLPSFSAYCHLLGNHDMRVAGDTATTRTLCLNPMQTPDSSTFLIGIWYADTWLLTDDGWRIRTRTLEKCFDKQL
- a CDS encoding class III extradiol ring-cleavage dioxygenase, which codes for MAMSEAMTRQPALFLSHGAPPLVDSERWVSELSALAGRLDRPSAILVVSAHWEAAPLTIGSTDPTTPLTYDFWGFPDRFYRTTYWSPGAHDLADRIAGSVPDGEPIAHDRHRRLDHGAYVPLTVMYPDADIPVLQISLPTLDPERLLDLGRRLAPLRDEGVLIIGSGFTTHGLPYLTDRTPEATPPGWSAEFDAWAQERFAAGDVESLIDFRNRAPGMPYAHPTIEHFSPLFVALGASSGVEQKPDQVIDGFWMGLAKRSLLLH
- the mfd gene encoding transcription-repair coupling factor, with product MSSTPALHGLAAVTCSDKAIADLVGRRGQERLDISAPDSARPFVVACLAGAAKTESSAAPLLVVSANGREADDLTAELTELLDDPAAVAQFPSWETLPHERLSPSADTVGQRLAVLHRLANPAEGTALRVVVTTVRSLVQPMAPGLGDTRTITLREGVEIDFEVLLNDLVEMAYERVDMVGRRGEFAVRGGILDVFPTTADFPVRVEFWGDEISEIRAFSVADQRSQPEIDASVVRIHPGRELILTPEVRARAADLAAEHAGEQVLAEMLSKLAEGMPVEGMEALIPMLVEGRMQMLTEVFPDGTGVLLLDPEKVRTRAADLAQTGAEFLEASWTAAALGADAPVDGRSADGSGIDLQASSYRSLDEVEKTTLAAGRPWWTMSPLSTGSGDEVELDLTAAPAPRGNESDIAATFANLRAHVTTGGTAAVVVAGKGTAQRVGERLAEAEVPAEIVEPGVRPQPGQVSVFHGTLRSGVVCPDARLVIVTETDLTGNRVAGVRDGRRLPAKRRNQVDPLALTAGDMVVHDQHGIGKFVEMIERTVSGARREYLVLEYAASKRGQPGDRLFVPMDALDQLSRYVGGEQPSLSKLGGSEWQNTKRKARKAVREIAGELVQLYAARHAAPGYAYSPDTPWQREMEDAFDFTETMDQLTVIAEVKSDMERAVPMDRVIVGDVGYGKTEIAVRAAFKAVQDGKQVAVLVPTTILAQQHLQTFTERMSEFPVRVRGLSRFTDTKESKEIIDAMATGDVDIVIGTHRLLQTGVTWKDLGLVIVDEEQRFGVEHKEHIKSLRTHVDVLTMSATPIPRTLEMSMAGIREMSTILTPPEERHPVLTYVGAYSGKQVGAAIRRELLRDGQVFYVHNRVSTIDKTARDIAQMVPEARVVVAHGQMNEDQLERTVAGFWNREYDVLVCTTIIETGLDISNANTLIVDRAENLGLSQLHQLRGRVGRSRERGYAYLLYSPERPLTETAYDRLATIAQNNELGAGMAVALKDLELRGAGNVLGAEQSGHVAGVGFDLYVRLVGEAVEAYRAAADGTPVSTSEPAEVRIDLPVDAHIPVEYVDSDRLRLEAYRKLASATDDEAVESVLAELADRYGEPPEETSRLAAIARLRLRCRERGVTEIGLAGTGVKIAPMTLLDSEQVRLKRLYPAAGYRATTSVITLPLPRTGGVGSSRLRDEEVIDYLNGFLLALRPQPD
- a CDS encoding TetR/AcrR family transcriptional regulator, translated to MAVSRPTDKSDEVQRAPRARMTGPQRRLQLIEVARGLFAERGFEGTSIEEVAQRAGVSKPIVYEHFGGKEGLYAVVVDREMETLLEMVTSSLTKNRSLYRVQQVALALLTYMEERTDGFRILVRGDRTGGDETTTYSSLLNDAISQVEHILASDFERRGFDPALAPLYAQALVGMVSVTAQWWLDVREPPKEVVAAHLVNLCWNGLTRLEPDPKLVGPDYVENRERTTVED
- a CDS encoding GNAT family N-acetyltransferase, which encodes MVSIRPARQADCAAVADIYRHYVEHTVATFDYEAPDREAWEAKLAAITSARRPFLVAADAAGSVLGFAYLGSFRDKRAYAWTAEDTIYLDPDAGGRGIGSALLGALLEAADPDNVRQVIAVIAAAGGEASIALHTKHGFTEVGRTPAVGYKFDQWIDCVYLQRPLR
- a CDS encoding ABC transporter permease codes for the protein MQLWDYVQGHAATLTFLTYQHASLAFQTVLVGAVIAVLVAVLVYRLPFFSAFTLTTSRVALTIPSLALLALLIVPFGLGVVPSFIMLAFFATMPVIGNAIVGLRSVPPSVIEAAQGIGLSRWRILVSVELPIAWPVILTGIRVATQMIIGVAAIVAYVLGPGLGSLIFSGLSRLGGANALEMALTGTILIVIIALVFDGLLVLLGRLTISKGLS